Proteins encoded together in one Mercenaria mercenaria strain notata chromosome 18, MADL_Memer_1, whole genome shotgun sequence window:
- the LOC123538321 gene encoding jerky protein homolog-like isoform X2, with the protein MSFLRLPTIGQNKKQSKRLYNTDLLWKAYRDVKDKGVSVYRAARVYGVPESTLRDRTLGLQPAVESKVDLPRSGASAVFTREQEKQLVDHVSYMTGIGYGYTRHDFLNLATDFAVSLGIRSVSDAQLTHSWFTGFKNRNPEVCLSKPQKLSLVRARCTSKEVLDKYFEELKNVMDKYDLTNHPEYIWNVDETGLMMEHNPHHVVCIKGQTPQAVTSNRGKTVTVIAAGSAAGTRIPPFFVFPGKRWCDSLLEGASPGSVGIMSETGWSNSAVFLEFLNEHFKKLVPTSDHAVLVLFDGHKSHVNLTLSTWAAANNVVFFVLPPHTSHITQPLDVGCFGPLKNAYYSECQTFMRRNPGMQVTRYNIAELAGNAYNKGVTAGNLISSFRKTGIYPLNRMEISCQKTAPATIYNGGDNNGINACNNEKSTFLDSKKITVVPSVTPKRKVPPTITGDIRSPSKKMLLKPAPSEKISQKSEPKSKRKSEPKGKRSKPLSPVPCTSGVFNNVVSSDSESETSVIDEQDLCCVCHKARPDALNLDYILEIVLWAQCDVCNHWTHLKFCSSVRCVRRGDTFLCPHCT; encoded by the exons atgtcatttttgagg CTTCCAACCATTGGTCAGAATAAGAAACAAAGTAAAAGGCTTTATAATACTGATCTTCTCTGGAAAGCATATAGAGATGTTAAAGATAAGGGTGTATCAGTTTATAGGGCTGCACGTGTGTATGGTGTACCAGAGAGCACATTAAGAGACAGGACCCTTGGACTGCAGCCAGCTGTAGAAAGTAAAGTGGACTTACCACGGTCAGGTGCATCGGCAGTGTTTACAAGGGAACAAGAAAAGCAACTTGTAGATCATGTTTCATACATGACAGGGATAGGATATGGGTACACCAGGCATGACTTTCTAAATTTAGCAACTGACTTTGCTGTGTCCCTAGGTATTAGATCTGTTTCTGATGCACAGTTAACACATTCTTGGTTCACTGGATTTAAGAACCGTAACCCTGAAGTCTGTCTATCCAAACCTCAGAAACTGTCATTAGTACGGGCACGATGCACATCAAAGGAAGTGCTTGATAAGTACTTTGAGGAATTAAAAAATGTCATGGACAAGTATGATCTGACAAATCACCCAGAATACATATGGAACGTAGATGAAACCGGATTGATGATGGAACACAATCCACACCATGTTGTTTGTATTAAAGGGCAGACCCCACAGGCAGTTACTTCCAACAGGGGGAAGACTGTCACAGTTATTGCAGCAG gTAGTGCTGCAGGAACAAGAATCCCTCCATTTTTTGTATTTCCTGGTAAGAGATGGTGTGATTCTCTTTTAGAGGGTGCTTCACCAGGATCTGTTGGTATTATGTCAGAGACCGGATGGTCCAACTCAGCTGTCTTTCTTGAGTTCTTAAATGAGCACTTTAAGAAACTTGTTCCTACTAGTGACCATGCAGTTCTTGTGTTGTTTGATGGACATAAATCACATGTCAACCTCACTTTATCTACCTGGGCTGCTGCGAACAATGTTGTATTCTTCGTCCTCCCTCCTCACACCTCTCACATAACTCAGCCGTTGGACGTAGGGTGTTTTGGCCCTCTCAAGAATGCTTATTACAGTGAATGCCAGACATTCATGCGGAGAAATCCAGGAATGCAAGTGACCAG GTATAACATTGCTGAGCTGGCTGGGAATGCTTATAACAAGGGTGTCACTGCAGGTAACCTTATCTCATCATTCAGGAAGACAGGTATATATCCACTTAATAGGATGGAAATAAGCTGCCAGAAAACAGCCCCAGCAACAATTTATAATGGTGGTGACAACAATGGTATTAATGCCTGTAATAATGAGAAAAGCACCTTCCTTGATTCAAAGAAAATCACTGTTGTACCCAGTGTTACACCTAAAAGGAAAGTACCACCAACCATTACTGGTGACATTAGATCTCCCTCCAAAAAAATGTTACTGAAGCCTGCTCCAAGTGAAAAAATCTCTCAGAAGTCTGAACCTAAAAGCAAAAGGAAGTCTGAACCTAAAGGCAAAAGGTCTAAACCACTCTCACCAGTGCCATGTACATCAGGTGTCTTCAATAATGTAGTTAGTAGTGACTCAGAGTCAGAAACATCAGTTATTGATGAGCAAGATCTTTGTTGTGTTTGTCACAAGGCAAGACCAGATGCACTTAACCTTGATTATATCTTGGAAATTGTTTTGTGGGCCCAGTGTGATGTATGTAACCACTGGACACACCTAAAGTTTTGCTCCAGTGTCCGTTGTGTCAGGAGGGGAGATACCTTCCTGTGCCCTCACTGCACATAA
- the LOC123538321 gene encoding jerky protein homolog-like isoform X1 encodes MFTLFQLPTIGQNKKQSKRLYNTDLLWKAYRDVKDKGVSVYRAARVYGVPESTLRDRTLGLQPAVESKVDLPRSGASAVFTREQEKQLVDHVSYMTGIGYGYTRHDFLNLATDFAVSLGIRSVSDAQLTHSWFTGFKNRNPEVCLSKPQKLSLVRARCTSKEVLDKYFEELKNVMDKYDLTNHPEYIWNVDETGLMMEHNPHHVVCIKGQTPQAVTSNRGKTVTVIAAGSAAGTRIPPFFVFPGKRWCDSLLEGASPGSVGIMSETGWSNSAVFLEFLNEHFKKLVPTSDHAVLVLFDGHKSHVNLTLSTWAAANNVVFFVLPPHTSHITQPLDVGCFGPLKNAYYSECQTFMRRNPGMQVTRYNIAELAGNAYNKGVTAGNLISSFRKTGIYPLNRMEISCQKTAPATIYNGGDNNGINACNNEKSTFLDSKKITVVPSVTPKRKVPPTITGDIRSPSKKMLLKPAPSEKISQKSEPKSKRKSEPKGKRSKPLSPVPCTSGVFNNVVSSDSESETSVIDEQDLCCVCHKARPDALNLDYILEIVLWAQCDVCNHWTHLKFCSSVRCVRRGDTFLCPHCT; translated from the exons ATGTTCACCCTTTTTCAGCTTCCAACCATTGGTCAGAATAAGAAACAAAGTAAAAGGCTTTATAATACTGATCTTCTCTGGAAAGCATATAGAGATGTTAAAGATAAGGGTGTATCAGTTTATAGGGCTGCACGTGTGTATGGTGTACCAGAGAGCACATTAAGAGACAGGACCCTTGGACTGCAGCCAGCTGTAGAAAGTAAAGTGGACTTACCACGGTCAGGTGCATCGGCAGTGTTTACAAGGGAACAAGAAAAGCAACTTGTAGATCATGTTTCATACATGACAGGGATAGGATATGGGTACACCAGGCATGACTTTCTAAATTTAGCAACTGACTTTGCTGTGTCCCTAGGTATTAGATCTGTTTCTGATGCACAGTTAACACATTCTTGGTTCACTGGATTTAAGAACCGTAACCCTGAAGTCTGTCTATCCAAACCTCAGAAACTGTCATTAGTACGGGCACGATGCACATCAAAGGAAGTGCTTGATAAGTACTTTGAGGAATTAAAAAATGTCATGGACAAGTATGATCTGACAAATCACCCAGAATACATATGGAACGTAGATGAAACCGGATTGATGATGGAACACAATCCACACCATGTTGTTTGTATTAAAGGGCAGACCCCACAGGCAGTTACTTCCAACAGGGGGAAGACTGTCACAGTTATTGCAGCAG gTAGTGCTGCAGGAACAAGAATCCCTCCATTTTTTGTATTTCCTGGTAAGAGATGGTGTGATTCTCTTTTAGAGGGTGCTTCACCAGGATCTGTTGGTATTATGTCAGAGACCGGATGGTCCAACTCAGCTGTCTTTCTTGAGTTCTTAAATGAGCACTTTAAGAAACTTGTTCCTACTAGTGACCATGCAGTTCTTGTGTTGTTTGATGGACATAAATCACATGTCAACCTCACTTTATCTACCTGGGCTGCTGCGAACAATGTTGTATTCTTCGTCCTCCCTCCTCACACCTCTCACATAACTCAGCCGTTGGACGTAGGGTGTTTTGGCCCTCTCAAGAATGCTTATTACAGTGAATGCCAGACATTCATGCGGAGAAATCCAGGAATGCAAGTGACCAG GTATAACATTGCTGAGCTGGCTGGGAATGCTTATAACAAGGGTGTCACTGCAGGTAACCTTATCTCATCATTCAGGAAGACAGGTATATATCCACTTAATAGGATGGAAATAAGCTGCCAGAAAACAGCCCCAGCAACAATTTATAATGGTGGTGACAACAATGGTATTAATGCCTGTAATAATGAGAAAAGCACCTTCCTTGATTCAAAGAAAATCACTGTTGTACCCAGTGTTACACCTAAAAGGAAAGTACCACCAACCATTACTGGTGACATTAGATCTCCCTCCAAAAAAATGTTACTGAAGCCTGCTCCAAGTGAAAAAATCTCTCAGAAGTCTGAACCTAAAAGCAAAAGGAAGTCTGAACCTAAAGGCAAAAGGTCTAAACCACTCTCACCAGTGCCATGTACATCAGGTGTCTTCAATAATGTAGTTAGTAGTGACTCAGAGTCAGAAACATCAGTTATTGATGAGCAAGATCTTTGTTGTGTTTGTCACAAGGCAAGACCAGATGCACTTAACCTTGATTATATCTTGGAAATTGTTTTGTGGGCCCAGTGTGATGTATGTAACCACTGGACACACCTAAAGTTTTGCTCCAGTGTCCGTTGTGTCAGGAGGGGAGATACCTTCCTGTGCCCTCACTGCACATAA